In Tsukamurella tyrosinosolvens, the genomic window GCTGATGTGGTCGGTGGTGACCGAGTCGCCGAGCAGCGCCATGACGCGGGCGCCGGAGATGTCGGAGACGGGCGCCGGCTCCATCGTCATGCCGTCGAAGTACGGGGCCTTGCGGACGTACGTCGAGTTCTCGTCCCACTGGAAGGTGTCGCCCTCGGGAGTGGCGAGGTTCTGCCAGCGGTGGTCGCCCTCGAACACGGTCGAGTAGGACTTGCGGAACATGTCCTGGTTGATCGCGTTCTTGATCGTGTCGTCGATCTCCTGCGCGGACGGCCAGATGTCCTTGAGGAAGACGTCGTTGCCGTCGTGGTCCGTGCCCAGCGAGTCGGTCTCGAAGTCGAAGTCCATCGTGCCCGCGAGGCCGTAGGCGATGACCAGCGGCGGGGACGCCAGGTAGTTCATCTTCACGTCGGGGGAGATGCGGCCCTCGAAGTTGCGGTTACCCGAGAGCACCGCCACGACGGTCAGGTCCTCGTCGTTGACGGCCTTGCTGATCTCGTCCGGCAGCGGTCCGGTGTTGCCGATGCAGGTGGTGCAGCCGTAGCCGCCGAGGTAGTAGCCGAGCTTCTCGAGGTACGGCCACAGGCCGGCCTTCTCGTAGTAGTCGTTGACGACCTGCGAGCCCGGCGCCATGTTGGTCTTGACCCACGGCTTGGTGGTCAGGCCCTTCTCGACCGCGTTGCGGGCGAGCAGCGCCGCGCCGAGCATGACCGACGGGTTCGAGGTGTTGGTGCAGGACGTGATGCCCGCGACCGCGACGGCGCCGTGGTCGAGGATGAACTCGCCGCGCTCACCCTTGACGCGCACCGGCTTGCTAGGGCGGCCCTCGGCGCCGTTGGCGGCGGACTGGACGTTGACGGCACCGTCGTCCGCGAAGGACAGGGCGGCGGGGTCCGACGCGGGGAAGGACTCCTCGACGGCCTCGTCGAGCTGCGTGTGGGCGGCGGGGTGCTGCTCCTCCACGTAGTTGTGGATGTCCTTGCGGAAGGCCACCTTCGACTCCGACAGGAGGATGCGGTCCTGCGGGCGCTTCGGGCCGGCGATCGACGGCACGACGGTGCTGAGGTCCAGCTCGAGGTACTCGGAGTACGCGGGCTCGTGGTCGGCGTCGTGCCACATGCCCTGCTCCTTGGCGTACGCCTCGACGAGCGCGAGCTGCTCGTCGGTGCGGCCGGTCAGGCGCAGGTAGTTGATGGTCTCGCCGTCGATCGGGAAGATCGCCGCGGTGGAGCCGAACTCGGGGCTCATGTTGCCCAGGGTCGCGCGGTTGGCCAGGGGCACCTCGGCGACGCCCTTGCCGTAGAACTCGACGAACTTACCGACGACGCCGTGCTGACGCAGCATGTCGGTGACGGTGAGCACCACGTCGGTGGCGGTGACGCCCGGCTGGATCTCACCGGTGAGCTTGAAGCCGACGACGCGGGGGATGAGCATGGAGACCGGCTGGCCCAGCATGGCCGCCTCGGCCTCGATGCCGCCGACGCCCCAGCCCAGGACGCCCAGGCCGTTCTCCATGGTGGTGTGCGAGTCCGTGCCGACGCAGGTGTCCGGGTAGGCCTGGCCGTTGCGGGTCATGACGACCGGCGCGAGGTACTCGATGTTGACCTGGTGGACGATGCCCATGCCCGGGGGGACGACCTTGAAGTCGTCGAACGCGCCCTGGCCCCAGCGGAGGAACTGGTAGCGCTCGCCGTTGCGCTGGTACTCCAGGTCGACGTTGCGCTCGAGGGCGTCGGCCGTGCCGAAGACGTCGAGGATGACCGAGTGGTCGATGACCATGTCGGCGGGGGAGAGCGGGTTGACCTTGTTGGGGTCGCCGCCCAGGGCCGTGACGGCCTCGCGCATGGTGGCGAGGTCCACGATGCAGGGCACTCCGGTGAAGTCCTGCATGATCACGCGCGCCGGGGTGAACTGGATCTCGACGCTCGGCTCGGCCGAGGGGTCCCAGTTCGCCAGGGCGTTGATGTGATCGGTGGTGATGTTCGCGCCGTCCTCGGTCCGCAGCAGGTTCTCTGCGAGGACCTTCAAGGCGTAGGGCAGCTTCTCGGTGCCGGGCACGGCGCTGAGGCGGAAGATCTCGTACGACTGATCGCCCACCTCGAGCGTGCCGCGCGACGAGAAGGAATCGATGCTCTTGCTCACGTCAGCTCCACTCAACGTTTTGTGGTGTGCACCGACGGGCTGTGTCGGTGCCTGAGTCCATAATACAGTACGCTTGTCCTGTGAGAGTTCACGGGGCTGGAACTCGCCGGACGCAGCTCATTGTGCCTCGTTCCGGGCGGCGCCGTGGGCGTGTCGTACTGTGAGGCCCATGGGTCCGCTGCCGATTCTCACCGAAGTTCCGACCGACGTGGATCTGTCCGCGTTGCAGGCGGACCTCGCGACCGACGGCGTCGCGGTGCTCAATCCCGCGCATTCCGATTCCGTGCCCCAGCTGGTGCAGGTCGTCAAGGACGCGCGGGCCAACGGCATCGAGAACTTCCAGGTGGTCGTCCTCGCGCACGACTACAACCCCGACACCTCGCTGCGCGACCTCGGGACCGAGCTCGGCCGGCAGATGAAGGCCGACGCGGACCATCCGCTGACCGTGCTGGTGATGTCGCCCAGTCAGGTCGCCGGATACTCGACCCAGCTGTCGCGGTTCCAGATCGAGAAGGGTCAGGACGGCTACACGGGCCGGCTCGCCCTCAACAACCCGCCCAAGGCCGCCGAGGACTTCGCGACCGTCGCGAACGACGCGACCTTCCCCTGGACGGGCTTCACCGTCGGGCTGGTGCTCGTCGTCGCGGCCCTCGCGGGGTGGGCGCGCGTGGTGACCCGTCGCCGCAGCCGCGCGGTGGATGCGGCCCGCAGGGCCGCCGTAGCCGGCTCCGTCTCCGCCGCGGTCGCCGCGGAGTCCTCGGACGCGACGGTCGCGTCCGAAGAGAATGGCGGCTCCGCTGTTCGATCGAACGAATAACGCACATTCATTCGAAATTCCAGCTGTGTAATTCCCGGCTGCTGTCCGTTTCGCAAGCAATTCATCGAACGGTGATCCGTGCTGGTCAGCACGGATGATCGTCGACTCACACCTGTGTAATTTGTGATTCCTGTTTTCCATTGTTGTGGATGTGCCGTACGGTACGACTGAAGCCAATGTTGTGCGTGTGGCCCATGCGTACTCATCGGGTATGAACGAGTCTTGAGATGAGGGAGACACCTTGAGGCGTACGGCACACCCCGCCACGAATTTCGCTGCGCGGTCGTTGCTCGCGGCAGTCGCCACCGGTTCGCTGGTGGCGGGCTCCGTCGCGAGCGCAGGTTCGGTCTTCGCCGAGCCCAACGGCCCCGACGCGAATCCCGCCAACGTCGTCGCCGCGCTCGTCGACCGGATCGCCCAGGCCGACCAGCGCATCGCGGACCTCCGCGGCGACGTCGCGGCGAAGCGGCAGTCCGTCAACCGCGCGGTCGTCGATCTGCAGTCGGCCCGCGACGCCGCGACCGCCGCGGCCGGGGCGATCAAGGTCTCCGAGACCGCGGTCGCCGACTCCGACGCCAAGATCAAGACCGCGCAGGACTCCTTCGACAAGGTGGTGCGCGCCGCGTACGCGCAGGGCAACAGTGCCGGCGCGCTCGTCAACACCCTCGGCGGCAACGACCCCGGCGAGGCGGTGGACCGCGCGACGACGCTGCGGATCGTCGCGGATAAGCAGAAGGCCGCCCTCGGCGACCTCCAGGCCGCCAAGACGCGCGCCGAGGCCTCCCGCACCGCCGCCCGCGCCGCCAAGGTCCAGGCCGACGCCGCCACCGCCGCAGCGGCCGAGCGCAAGACGACGGCCGAGGACTCCATCACGCAGACCGTCGCGACGCTGACCACGCAGCAGCAGGAGCAGACCACGCTGAGCGCGCAGCGCGAGCTGGCCCAGCGCGCCCTCGACCAGGCCAAGCGCGTCGAGGACCGTGCGGCGCAGCAGAAGATCTACGCGCAGTACGTCGTGGACGAGCAGCAGACCCAGCAGATCGCCGCCCCGGCGGCGCCCGCGGCCCAGCCCGCGGCCCAGCCCGCGGCGCCCGCGGCCCCGGCAGCGCAGGCGGCGGCCCCGGCGGCCCCCGCCGCGCAGGCCGGCACCGTTGACTCCGCGGATCCGCTGGCGGCGGCCCGGACGTTCGCCCAGGGCATCGTCGGCCAGGCGTCCTCGCTGTTCAGCAATCCGTTCGGCGCCATCACGGGCCAGTCCGGCGGCGCGCAGCAGCCGGCCGCCCCCGCCTCGCAGGCCGTTCCCGGCGTCGGGAGCATGAGCGGCGCGCAGATGATCGAGACCGTCATCCAGCGCGGCATGTCGGTCATCGGCGTGCAATACGCCTGGGGTGGCGGCAACGCCTGGGGCGCCACGAAGGGCGTCCGCGACGGCGGCGTCGCCGACAGCTTCGGCGACTTCAACCGCGTCGGCTTCGACTGCTCCGGCCTGATGGCCTACATGTACGCCGCCGTCGGCATCGCGCTGCCCAAGTACTCGGGC contains:
- the acnA gene encoding aconitate hydratase AcnA, coding for MSKSIDSFSSRGTLEVGDQSYEIFRLSAVPGTEKLPYALKVLAENLLRTEDGANITTDHINALANWDPSAEPSVEIQFTPARVIMQDFTGVPCIVDLATMREAVTALGGDPNKVNPLSPADMVIDHSVILDVFGTADALERNVDLEYQRNGERYQFLRWGQGAFDDFKVVPPGMGIVHQVNIEYLAPVVMTRNGQAYPDTCVGTDSHTTMENGLGVLGWGVGGIEAEAAMLGQPVSMLIPRVVGFKLTGEIQPGVTATDVVLTVTDMLRQHGVVGKFVEFYGKGVAEVPLANRATLGNMSPEFGSTAAIFPIDGETINYLRLTGRTDEQLALVEAYAKEQGMWHDADHEPAYSEYLELDLSTVVPSIAGPKRPQDRILLSESKVAFRKDIHNYVEEQHPAAHTQLDEAVEESFPASDPAALSFADDGAVNVQSAANGAEGRPSKPVRVKGERGEFILDHGAVAVAGITSCTNTSNPSVMLGAALLARNAVEKGLTTKPWVKTNMAPGSQVVNDYYEKAGLWPYLEKLGYYLGGYGCTTCIGNTGPLPDEISKAVNDEDLTVVAVLSGNRNFEGRISPDVKMNYLASPPLVIAYGLAGTMDFDFETDSLGTDHDGNDVFLKDIWPSAQEIDDTIKNAINQDMFRKSYSTVFEGDHRWQNLATPEGDTFQWDENSTYVRKAPYFDGMTMEPAPVSDISGARVMALLGDSVTTDHISPAGPIKPGTPAAQYLDAHGVARKDYNSLGSRRGNHEVMIRGTFANIRLQNRVLDTIGLEGTQGGYTRDFTQEGGPQSFIYDACMNYQAAGTPLVVLGGKEYGSGSSRDWAAKGTSLLGVKAVIVESFERIHRSNLIGMGVVPLQFPKGESWKSLGLDGTETFDIAGITELNNGVTPKTVHVTATKTDGTKVEFDADVRIDTPGEADYYRNGGILQYVLRNMVKS
- a CDS encoding Rv1476 family membrane protein, whose product is MGPLPILTEVPTDVDLSALQADLATDGVAVLNPAHSDSVPQLVQVVKDARANGIENFQVVVLAHDYNPDTSLRDLGTELGRQMKADADHPLTVLVMSPSQVAGYSTQLSRFQIEKGQDGYTGRLALNNPPKAAEDFATVANDATFPWTGFTVGLVLVVAALAGWARVVTRRRSRAVDAARRAAVAGSVSAAVAAESSDATVASEENGGSAVRSNE
- a CDS encoding C40 family peptidase, which encodes MRRTAHPATNFAARSLLAAVATGSLVAGSVASAGSVFAEPNGPDANPANVVAALVDRIAQADQRIADLRGDVAAKRQSVNRAVVDLQSARDAATAAAGAIKVSETAVADSDAKIKTAQDSFDKVVRAAYAQGNSAGALVNTLGGNDPGEAVDRATTLRIVADKQKAALGDLQAAKTRAEASRTAARAAKVQADAATAAAAERKTTAEDSITQTVATLTTQQQEQTTLSAQRELAQRALDQAKRVEDRAAQQKIYAQYVVDEQQTQQIAAPAAPAAQPAAQPAAPAAPAAQAAAPAAPAAQAGTVDSADPLAAARTFAQGIVGQASSLFSNPFGAITGQSGGAQQPAAPASQAVPGVGSMSGAQMIETVIQRGMSVIGVQYAWGGGNAWGATKGVRDGGVADSFGDFNRVGFDCSGLMAYMYAAVGIALPKYSGYQYTTGNKVPISQLKRGDMVFRGPGGTQHVAMYLGNNQILESPQSGGAVRIAPFDASTFLSQGVRVINS